A stretch of the Rhizomicrobium sp. genome encodes the following:
- a CDS encoding NAD(P)-dependent alcohol dehydrogenase yields MTQVRGYAAHDPHSPLVPFSFQRREPGPHDVQIEILYAGICHSDLHQARDDWGGSLYPMVPGHEIVGRVVAVGKHVEKLKVGDYAGVGCMVDSCRHCSACNDNLEQYCENGGPTVTYNGKERDSEQLTFGGYSEQIVVEERFVVKVPAHMDLKGVAPLLCAGITTWSPLRHWNIGSGQKVGVIGLGGLGHMGVKFAKALGAHVVMITTSPEKGKDAKRLGADEVLISRDAAAMAAHKASFDFLLNTIPVGHDLNPYIDLLKRDRTMALVGVLTELEPALKGVGLIAGRKSVTGSAIGGMKETQEMIDFCAEHGIVSDIEMIPIQSVNQAYERLLKNDVKYRFVIDMASLRDAA; encoded by the coding sequence ATGACCCAGGTTCGCGGCTACGCGGCGCATGATCCCCATTCCCCGCTTGTTCCGTTCAGCTTCCAGCGGCGTGAACCGGGGCCGCACGACGTTCAGATCGAGATTCTCTATGCCGGCATCTGCCACTCCGACCTCCACCAGGCCCGCGACGATTGGGGCGGTTCGCTTTATCCCATGGTGCCGGGGCATGAGATCGTGGGCCGGGTCGTCGCCGTCGGTAAGCACGTCGAAAAGCTCAAGGTCGGCGACTACGCCGGCGTCGGCTGCATGGTCGATTCCTGCCGCCATTGCTCAGCCTGCAACGACAATCTCGAACAATATTGCGAGAACGGCGGCCCGACCGTGACCTATAACGGCAAGGAGCGCGACAGCGAGCAACTGACCTTTGGCGGCTATTCCGAGCAGATCGTCGTCGAGGAGCGTTTCGTGGTGAAGGTTCCGGCCCATATGGACCTGAAGGGCGTGGCGCCGCTGCTGTGCGCCGGGATCACCACCTGGTCGCCGCTGCGCCACTGGAACATCGGTTCCGGCCAGAAGGTCGGCGTGATCGGGCTTGGTGGCCTCGGCCATATGGGCGTGAAATTCGCCAAGGCGCTGGGTGCCCATGTCGTGATGATCACGACCTCGCCGGAGAAGGGCAAGGACGCCAAGCGTCTCGGCGCCGACGAGGTTCTGATCTCGCGCGATGCGGCGGCGATGGCGGCGCACAAGGCGAGCTTCGACTTCCTGCTCAACACCATTCCAGTCGGCCACGACCTCAATCCGTATATCGATCTGCTCAAGCGCGACCGCACCATGGCGCTGGTCGGCGTGCTGACCGAGCTGGAGCCGGCACTCAAAGGCGTTGGCCTGATCGCGGGGCGCAAGAGCGTCACGGGCTCTGCCATCGGCGGGATGAAGGAGACGCAGGAGATGATCGATTTCTGCGCCGAGCACGGCATCGTCAGCGATATCGAGATGATCCCGATCCAGTCCGTGAACCAAGCCTATGAACGTCTGCTGAAGAACGACGTAAAGTATCGCTTCGTCATCGACATGGCGTCGCTGCGCGACGCGGCCTGA
- a CDS encoding aldo/keto reductase → MLPKRTLGKLEVSALGLGCMGMSHAYGTPDDAESVATIHRAIELGCTFLDTAEVYGPFTNEELLGRALKGRRNQVTLATKFGFTIGGAGLPQGTDSRPAHIREVVEASLKRLQTDRIDLLYQHRVDPNVPIEDVAGAVKALVAEGKVLHFGLSEAGEKTIRRAHAVLPVAALQSEYSIWERNLEDHIIPVLDELGIGLVPFSPLGRGFLTGETKRAEDFAPGDFRAQNDPRLQGPHFDANLRIADLVLDVAAKHGAKPSQVALAWLLQRGPHIVPIPGTKRRKYLEENLGAASLALSADDVAKLESVAVSGPRYTERGMAMVDR, encoded by the coding sequence ATGCTGCCCAAACGTACACTGGGAAAACTCGAAGTCTCCGCCCTTGGCCTCGGCTGCATGGGGATGAGCCACGCCTACGGCACGCCGGATGATGCGGAGTCCGTTGCAACCATCCATCGTGCCATCGAGCTCGGCTGCACCTTCCTCGACACCGCCGAAGTCTATGGGCCGTTCACCAATGAGGAGTTGCTCGGCCGCGCGCTGAAGGGCCGGCGCAATCAGGTGACGCTCGCCACCAAATTCGGCTTCACCATCGGCGGCGCGGGCCTGCCGCAAGGCACCGACAGCCGGCCGGCGCATATCCGCGAGGTGGTGGAGGCATCCCTGAAGCGGCTGCAGACCGACCGCATCGATCTTCTCTATCAGCACCGCGTCGATCCGAACGTGCCGATCGAGGATGTCGCGGGCGCCGTGAAGGCGCTGGTCGCGGAGGGGAAGGTCCTCCACTTCGGTCTCTCCGAAGCCGGCGAGAAGACGATCCGCCGCGCCCATGCGGTACTACCGGTCGCCGCTCTGCAAAGCGAGTATTCGATCTGGGAGCGCAACCTTGAGGACCATATCATTCCGGTGCTCGATGAGCTCGGCATCGGTCTTGTGCCGTTCAGTCCGCTCGGCCGTGGTTTCCTGACGGGTGAAACGAAGCGGGCGGAGGATTTCGCGCCCGGCGATTTCCGCGCGCAGAACGATCCGCGGCTCCAAGGCCCGCATTTCGACGCCAATCTGCGCATCGCCGATCTGGTGCTTGACGTGGCGGCCAAACATGGCGCGAAGCCATCACAGGTCGCGCTCGCATGGCTCCTGCAGCGTGGACCGCACATTGTGCCCATTCCCGGAACCAAGCGGCGGAAATATCTGGAAGAGAATCTGGGCGCGGCGTCGCTCGCCCTGTCGGCCGACGATGTCGCGAAGCTGGAGAGCGTTGCGGTTTCCGGTCCCCGCTATACCGAGCGCGGCATGGCGATGGTCGACCGCTGA
- a CDS encoding 6-carboxytetrahydropterin synthase, translating into MWELTKSFGFEAAHTLRREIDREASQRIHGHSYKAEVTIRGKPDRDTGMIMDVGALEQLLGKVRARLDHQFLDDVADMGPATMENIARWIWDQLAVPGLVRVTVLRESCGERCAYEGQAADA; encoded by the coding sequence ATGTGGGAACTGACAAAATCCTTCGGTTTCGAGGCGGCGCACACCCTTCGCCGCGAGATCGATCGTGAAGCCAGCCAGCGCATTCACGGGCATTCGTACAAAGCCGAGGTCACCATAAGGGGAAAGCCCGATCGCGACACCGGCATGATCATGGATGTCGGCGCGCTTGAGCAACTTTTGGGCAAGGTGCGCGCCAGGCTGGATCACCAATTCCTTGATGATGTCGCGGATATGGGCCCGGCCACGATGGAGAACATCGCGCGCTGGATTTGGGACCAGCTTGCCGTTCCGGGCCTTGTGCGCGTCACGGTTCTTCGCGAGAGTTGCGGCGAGCGTTGTGCCTATGAGGGGCAGGCCGCCGACGCGTGA
- a CDS encoding aldo/keto reductase: protein MANAAQSGTFKIGDDIEVHRLGFGAMRITGDGIWGEPADRAESLRTLKRLPELGVNFIDTADSYGPDVSEKLIHEALHPYKGMLIATKGGLERPGPNIWNPNGRPEYLIKEVHKSLKQLGVEQIGLWQLHRIDPKVPAGEQFGAIQSLLKDGLIKHAGLSEVSVADIEAASKLFKVATVQNRYNLVDRGSEAVLDYCETHGIGFIPWFPLASGSLAKPGSVLDAIAKKHKAAPSQIALAWVLKRSPVMLPIPGTSKVSHLQENVAAVDVHLSDEEFATLDQAGRKAA, encoded by the coding sequence ATGGCCAACGCAGCACAATCCGGCACTTTCAAAATCGGCGACGATATCGAGGTTCATCGCCTGGGCTTCGGCGCCATGCGCATCACCGGTGACGGCATCTGGGGCGAGCCGGCGGATCGCGCAGAAAGCTTGCGCACCCTGAAGCGCCTTCCCGAACTCGGCGTGAATTTCATCGATACGGCGGACTCTTATGGTCCCGACGTGTCGGAGAAGCTCATCCATGAGGCGCTGCATCCCTATAAGGGCATGCTGATCGCGACCAAGGGTGGCCTCGAACGCCCCGGCCCGAACATTTGGAACCCCAATGGCCGGCCGGAGTACCTCATCAAGGAGGTGCATAAGAGCCTCAAGCAACTCGGTGTCGAGCAGATCGGCCTGTGGCAGCTGCATCGCATCGATCCCAAGGTGCCCGCCGGCGAGCAGTTCGGCGCGATCCAGTCGCTGCTGAAGGATGGGCTGATCAAACATGCCGGCTTGAGCGAGGTCTCGGTCGCGGACATCGAAGCTGCCTCGAAACTGTTCAAGGTGGCCACGGTCCAGAACCGCTACAATCTGGTTGATCGCGGCAGCGAGGCGGTGCTCGACTATTGCGAGACGCACGGCATCGGATTCATTCCGTGGTTTCCGCTGGCGTCCGGCAGCCTCGCCAAGCCGGGATCGGTGCTCGACGCGATCGCAAAGAAGCATAAGGCCGCGCCGAGCCAGATCGCGCTCGCCTGGGTGCTGAAGCGCAGCCCCGTGATGCTGCCCATTCCCGGCACGTCGAAGGTCAGCCATCTCCAGGAGAACGTGGCCGCGGTCGATGTGCATCTGAGCGACGAGGAATTCGCGACGCTCGACCAGGCCGGACGCAAGGCGGCGTGA
- a CDS encoding TonB-dependent receptor — MSLHFARSHIAALLLGAALIIPSRGHAAAIETVVVTGERTAGEQPNSIEHVTALKAREQINAVNTEDMLKYTPSLVVRKRHYGDTQDPIATRTSGVGASARTLLFVDGILISSPIGNNNTSASPHFGVAAPEDVSSIDILYGPFAAEYAGNAIGAVLNITTRMPERLEIYGDALGAVQPFSQYGTEHSYGTWQLAAGIGDRDGDFSWRLSANHLDSTGQPLAYVTLTRPVGNSTVGTPVTGAFDDLSRTGAPIVVIGAGGIEHQVQDTDTLKLAYDLPWQMQLTYIVSVFHQEDDATAEAYLHTAAGAPVFSGSTNIHGQTYNIGATGFSNNVYDWNQTHLAQAISLKSGDKGDFAWEFVASDYNYLDDNQRVPSVALPAARLGGAGSITRLSGTGWYTMDAKGVWTGWAGNVLSFGAHRDAETFSQVKFNTADWIGGAPTTLAGKAQGRTATNALWVQDIWSFAPDLKAIIGGRYEDWRAYDGINFSVAPPLDASQPKLSGSYFSPKASLAWQVAEPWTLSASWGSAYRMPTVTELYQAVTTGTQLTVPNPNLKPEHANSYELAAERNTGNGRIRLSLFQEEIGNALLSQSAPLVTGSTALYSYVQNVAHTRARGVELVADQNDVLIDGLELSGGVTYVDGRTTSDPVFLKAVDKVIPQLPRWRGEAVATYRPDDRLAFTLAARYSDRSFGSIDNSDPVSHTFQGFDGYLVFDARVQYRVDDNWIASFGIDNLNDDKYFLYHPFPQRTFVMEIHYAR; from the coding sequence ATGTCGCTCCACTTTGCGCGATCGCACATTGCCGCGCTTCTGCTCGGCGCAGCCCTGATCATCCCGTCCCGCGGCCACGCCGCCGCGATCGAAACCGTCGTCGTCACCGGCGAACGGACCGCCGGCGAACAGCCCAACAGCATCGAACACGTCACCGCGCTGAAGGCCCGCGAGCAGATCAACGCGGTCAACACCGAAGACATGCTCAAATACACCCCGTCTTTGGTGGTGCGGAAGCGCCATTATGGCGACACGCAGGATCCCATCGCGACGCGCACCTCGGGCGTCGGCGCCTCCGCGCGCACGCTGCTCTTCGTGGACGGCATCCTGATCTCCTCACCCATCGGCAACAACAACACGTCCGCCTCGCCGCATTTCGGGGTGGCGGCGCCGGAGGATGTGTCGTCCATCGACATCCTCTATGGCCCCTTCGCCGCGGAGTATGCCGGCAACGCCATCGGTGCGGTGCTCAACATCACGACACGGATGCCCGAGCGCCTCGAGATCTACGGCGACGCGCTGGGCGCGGTGCAGCCTTTCAGCCAGTATGGCACCGAACATAGCTACGGCACCTGGCAGCTTGCCGCCGGGATCGGCGACCGCGATGGCGACTTCTCCTGGCGCTTGTCGGCCAACCATCTCGACAGCACCGGCCAGCCACTGGCTTACGTCACGCTGACACGGCCTGTCGGCAACAGCACGGTGGGTACCCCCGTCACGGGCGCGTTCGACGACCTGAGCCGCACGGGCGCCCCCATTGTCGTGATCGGCGCCGGCGGCATCGAGCACCAGGTGCAAGACACCGACACGCTGAAGCTCGCCTATGACCTGCCTTGGCAGATGCAGCTCACCTACATCGTGAGCGTCTTCCATCAGGAGGACGATGCGACGGCAGAGGCCTATCTGCACACGGCCGCCGGCGCCCCTGTGTTCTCCGGCAGCACGAATATTCATGGTCAAACCTACAACATCGGCGCCACCGGCTTCTCGAACAACGTCTATGATTGGAACCAGACCCATCTTGCGCAAGCCATCTCGCTCAAATCGGGCGACAAGGGCGACTTTGCCTGGGAGTTCGTCGCCAGCGACTACAATTACCTCGACGACAATCAGCGCGTTCCGTCCGTCGCTCTGCCGGCGGCCCGACTGGGCGGCGCAGGCTCCATTACCCGCCTGAGCGGCACCGGTTGGTACACAATGGACGCCAAGGGCGTGTGGACCGGCTGGGCGGGCAACGTGCTCTCATTTGGCGCGCACCGTGATGCGGAGACATTCAGTCAAGTCAAGTTCAACACCGCGGACTGGATCGGCGGAGCGCCCACAACCCTCGCCGGCAAAGCCCAGGGCCGCACGGCGACGAACGCGCTCTGGGTGCAGGACATCTGGTCCTTCGCGCCGGACCTGAAGGCGATCATCGGCGGGCGTTACGAGGATTGGCGCGCCTATGACGGGATCAATTTCTCCGTCGCGCCGCCGCTGGACGCGTCACAGCCGAAGCTCTCGGGGAGCTATTTCTCGCCCAAGGCGTCGCTTGCCTGGCAGGTGGCGGAGCCCTGGACGCTCAGCGCCTCCTGGGGTTCGGCCTATCGCATGCCGACGGTGACGGAGCTTTACCAGGCCGTTACGACGGGCACGCAGCTCACGGTGCCCAATCCCAACCTCAAACCCGAGCATGCCAACTCTTACGAACTGGCGGCGGAACGGAACACCGGGAACGGGCGCATCCGGCTGTCGCTGTTCCAGGAAGAGATCGGCAATGCTTTGCTCTCGCAATCCGCGCCGCTGGTGACGGGCTCGACTGCGCTCTACAGCTATGTGCAGAACGTGGCGCACACCCGCGCGCGCGGCGTCGAGCTGGTCGCCGACCAGAATGATGTGCTGATCGATGGACTGGAGCTTTCCGGCGGCGTCACCTATGTCGACGGCCGCACCACAAGCGATCCCGTATTCCTCAAGGCAGTCGACAAGGTCATTCCGCAGCTTCCCCGTTGGCGCGGCGAGGCGGTGGCGACCTACCGGCCCGACGATCGGCTCGCCTTCACCCTGGCGGCGCGCTACAGCGACCGCTCCTTCGGCAGCATCGACAACTCCGATCCGGTCTCTCACACCTTCCAGGGCTTCGACGGCTATCTGGTCTTCGATGCCCGCGTGCAATACCGCGTGGACGACAATTGGATCGCATCCTTCGGCATCGACAACCTCAACGACGACAAATACTTCCTCTACCACCCCTTTCCGCAGCGCACCTTCGTGATGGAAATCCACTATGCGCGATAG
- a CDS encoding DUF2946 family protein, protein MTRTIRFAALHVALAAMVLRALLPTGWMPNPAGAGSSPFTICTMDGPVHVQPLKQKPVQDDSRHHEFCPFGAAPHFATPLAAQAAPAPVNIAGGVESKFVSASIAQPVRYAPQSPRAPPAFA, encoded by the coding sequence ATGACTCGTACCATCCGCTTCGCCGCGCTTCACGTCGCGCTTGCCGCGATGGTGCTGCGCGCACTGTTGCCGACCGGCTGGATGCCGAACCCGGCTGGAGCGGGCAGCAGTCCCTTCACGATCTGCACCATGGACGGCCCGGTCCACGTCCAGCCGCTCAAGCAGAAGCCCGTACAGGACGACAGCCGTCACCATGAGTTCTGCCCTTTTGGCGCGGCCCCGCACTTTGCCACGCCGCTTGCCGCCCAAGCAGCGCCAGCCCCGGTAAACATTGCCGGCGGGGTCGAATCCAAGTTCGTATCGGCCTCCATCGCCCAACCGGTGCGCTACGCGCCGCAATCGCCCCGCGCTCCACCCGCTTTCGCCTGA
- a CDS encoding TonB-dependent receptor, protein MKTEFVAASLALILISSPALADTSPTAIETVTVTAEKRVESAQNVGIALTVLSGDDLAKHNVTQINNLQYATPSLEIVPAFGSGQPEFRLRGVGFDDYGSNNSSTVGVYVDEVAYPVPAQTQGLLFDLDRVEVLRGPQGTLYGRNTTGGAINFITGKPTADFSAGLTADFDSHDEFHTEGFVSGPISDDLLFRLAATTDQGGAWQKNRENGQSLGDKDTSAFRGELQWNASSTVNFLLEGHWGYDDSEPTGLYLFDPIPNIYLGGQVVPAFTNTAQTGWGGSDVFAGLIGKPADVKPFHDTTSGGVSLRANADLGFATLTSITSYENLDRKEYNDWDASSLAYAGTYFDTKANVYSQELRLASNDDAAPLTWLVGFYFSHEDLDEIFDSDFWQSLGFVTQTTYNQHVESEALFGQVHYRFNEQWSLIGGLRGENEHREQKNYVTSGVYAPGTTPAGFSAPADKTLNGTNLSGKAELEYKPAEETLLYASVSEGVKSGGFTSYNVPSASAVDAFKPETLWAYEAGFKTTLADGTLQLNGAGFYYDYHNQQVQSAIWSDFGAIGAIVNARKSHIYGFEFEGKWQPIPELQLSQSVGWKDGKFDEYDNDLDIAATTALCVPAPVCVPPGNTLNPVYVNRKGARVGFAPWSYGGSAAYTFLLPGYSLEAEADYAFHDHFDPLLLGPVYYVHSYWIANANLTLTPEDQPWSVALFGHNIFNANYDTTRNFFLTDIDIAQRGEPATVGVRLSLKY, encoded by the coding sequence ATGAAGACCGAGTTTGTTGCTGCGTCGCTGGCACTGATCCTGATATCGAGTCCGGCGTTGGCCGATACATCGCCGACGGCGATTGAGACCGTTACGGTCACGGCGGAGAAGCGCGTAGAGTCCGCGCAGAATGTCGGCATCGCCCTGACGGTGCTGTCCGGCGACGATCTCGCGAAGCACAACGTCACCCAGATCAACAACCTGCAATATGCCACGCCGAGTCTCGAGATCGTTCCGGCTTTCGGCAGCGGCCAGCCCGAATTCCGCCTGCGCGGTGTCGGCTTCGACGACTATGGCTCCAACAACAGCTCGACCGTCGGCGTCTATGTCGATGAGGTCGCCTACCCCGTGCCGGCGCAGACACAAGGCCTGCTGTTCGACCTCGACCGCGTCGAGGTTCTGCGCGGGCCGCAGGGCACGCTCTACGGCCGCAACACCACGGGCGGTGCGATCAATTTCATCACCGGCAAGCCGACCGCCGATTTCAGCGCCGGCCTGACCGCCGATTTCGACAGCCACGACGAATTCCATACGGAAGGCTTCGTTTCCGGCCCGATTTCGGACGATCTGCTCTTCCGCCTCGCCGCCACCACCGATCAGGGCGGCGCATGGCAGAAGAATCGCGAGAACGGTCAGTCGCTCGGCGACAAGGACACCAGCGCTTTTCGCGGCGAGCTGCAATGGAATGCATCGAGCACGGTCAATTTCCTGCTCGAGGGCCATTGGGGCTACGACGATTCCGAGCCTACCGGCCTTTACCTGTTCGATCCCATCCCCAACATCTATCTCGGTGGGCAGGTCGTGCCCGCCTTTACCAATACGGCGCAAACCGGGTGGGGCGGCTCGGACGTGTTCGCGGGACTCATCGGCAAGCCGGCCGACGTCAAGCCGTTCCACGACACGACCAGTGGCGGCGTAAGCCTGCGCGCGAACGCCGATCTCGGCTTCGCTACGCTGACTTCGATCACATCCTATGAGAATCTGGACCGCAAGGAATACAACGATTGGGATGCGTCCTCGCTGGCTTATGCGGGGACCTACTTCGACACCAAGGCGAATGTTTATTCGCAGGAGTTGCGGCTTGCATCGAACGACGACGCGGCGCCGCTCACCTGGCTCGTCGGATTCTACTTCTCGCATGAGGATCTGGACGAGATCTTCGATTCCGACTTCTGGCAGTCGCTCGGCTTCGTCACCCAGACGACTTACAATCAGCATGTCGAGAGCGAAGCCTTGTTCGGGCAGGTCCATTATCGCTTCAATGAGCAGTGGTCGCTCATCGGCGGCCTGCGCGGCGAAAACGAGCACCGCGAGCAGAAGAACTATGTGACCTCCGGGGTCTACGCGCCCGGCACGACGCCGGCGGGCTTCAGCGCGCCGGCCGACAAGACGCTCAACGGCACCAACCTCTCCGGCAAGGCGGAGCTGGAATATAAGCCCGCGGAGGAGACGCTGCTCTATGCCAGCGTCAGCGAAGGCGTGAAATCCGGCGGGTTCACGTCCTACAACGTGCCCAGCGCCAGCGCGGTCGATGCCTTCAAGCCGGAGACGCTGTGGGCGTATGAGGCGGGCTTCAAGACCACGCTCGCCGACGGCACGCTGCAGCTCAACGGCGCGGGATTCTACTACGATTACCACAATCAGCAGGTGCAGTCGGCGATCTGGTCCGATTTCGGTGCCATCGGCGCGATCGTCAACGCGCGCAAGTCGCATATCTACGGCTTCGAATTCGAGGGCAAGTGGCAGCCGATTCCCGAGCTCCAGCTTTCGCAGTCGGTCGGCTGGAAGGACGGCAAGTTCGACGAATACGACAACGATCTCGACATCGCCGCCACCACCGCGCTGTGCGTGCCGGCCCCGGTCTGCGTGCCGCCGGGCAACACGCTCAACCCGGTCTACGTCAACCGCAAGGGTGCGCGCGTCGGCTTCGCGCCGTGGAGCTATGGCGGATCGGCCGCCTATACGTTCCTGCTGCCGGGCTATTCGCTCGAGGCGGAGGCCGACTATGCCTTCCACGATCATTTCGATCCGCTGCTGCTGGGCCCGGTCTACTACGTCCACTCCTACTGGATCGCGAATGCGAACCTCACGCTCACGCCAGAGGACCAGCCGTGGTCGGTTGCGTTGTTCGGCCATAACATCTTCAATGCGAATTACGACACCACGCGCAACTTCTTCCTGACGGATATCGACATCGCGCAGCGCGGCGAGCCGGCGACGGTCGGTGTTCGCCTCAGCCTGAAATACTGA
- a CDS encoding alpha/beta hydrolase, whose product MRSVLKLIGWLLVVLVVAAAGYWWFVLRGPDIPYAVLEAKYADTQSHFADLPGGVRLHYRDEGDPRAPVLLLVHGFGDSFTSWDGWAARLHDRFRVIRIDLPGHGLTRAPSGYVLNDDGSTALIDALAAKLNLPKFAIAGNSLGGGVAWQFALRYPARVRALILVDAAGWPSETLKSPPLAFRLLRYSWGRAFLKSIDNTPLIRSGLRGEVGNPAVITDAFIARWAEFQRAPGHRDILMSLAPGRNSVATKAALSRIAVPTLVLWGAVDPLIAVASAHKFADAIPGAQLIVYRGVGHLPQVEIPARSAGDVAAFLEARDVN is encoded by the coding sequence ATGCGGTCCGTGCTGAAGCTCATAGGTTGGCTGCTGGTCGTGCTTGTGGTGGCCGCCGCCGGCTATTGGTGGTTCGTCCTGCGCGGACCGGACATTCCCTATGCTGTGCTGGAGGCGAAATACGCCGATACGCAGTCGCATTTCGCCGACCTGCCGGGCGGCGTGCGGCTGCACTACAGAGATGAGGGCGACCCGCGAGCGCCGGTCCTTCTGCTCGTCCACGGCTTCGGCGATTCCTTCACCAGTTGGGACGGCTGGGCTGCGCGGCTCCACGACCGCTTCCGCGTCATCCGCATCGATCTGCCCGGTCACGGGCTGACGCGTGCGCCCTCGGGATATGTGCTGAACGACGACGGGAGCACGGCACTGATCGACGCGCTGGCGGCGAAGCTGAATCTACCCAAATTCGCCATCGCCGGAAATTCGCTGGGCGGCGGTGTCGCCTGGCAGTTCGCGCTGCGTTATCCCGCGCGGGTGCGCGCGCTGATCCTGGTCGATGCCGCTGGCTGGCCGAGCGAGACGCTGAAATCGCCGCCGCTTGCCTTCCGCCTTCTGCGGTACAGCTGGGGACGCGCCTTCCTGAAGAGCATCGACAATACTCCGCTCATCCGCAGCGGCCTGCGCGGCGAGGTCGGCAACCCCGCGGTCATCACCGATGCCTTCATCGCGCGCTGGGCGGAATTCCAGCGCGCGCCTGGCCATCGGGACATCCTGATGTCGTTGGCGCCGGGCAGGAACAGCGTCGCCACGAAGGCGGCGCTGTCGCGGATCGCGGTGCCCACGCTGGTCCTGTGGGGCGCCGTCGATCCGCTGATCGCGGTGGCAAGCGCGCACAAATTCGCCGACGCCATTCCGGGCGCGCAGCTGATCGTCTACCGCGGCGTCGGTCACCTGCCGCAGGTCGAGATTCCGGCGCGTTCGGCGGGCGATGTTGCGGCGTTCCTTGAAGCGCGCGATGTGAATTAG